From a single Nicotiana tomentosiformis chromosome 2, ASM39032v3, whole genome shotgun sequence genomic region:
- the LOC138905738 gene encoding uncharacterized protein — MANGESDEETELSVFHLKEKIKFLSKERLCELLLELTDESEDVNNKKEQLSKECVHALDTTILELRYENQKLKLGIGKKTDDRTQLTLETNVGKVKDELYKRDEQVQVKGSSQIWYMDSACSKHMTRSKNHFLSLENLKGGNVSFGNEKKGKIIGVGKVGKTDSHSIENVYLIDGVKYNLISVTPFFFTLNPL; from the exons ATGGCCaatggagaatctgatgaagaaactgagtTAAGTGTCTTTCATCTCAAAGAaaagattaaatttttgtctaaagaaaggttatGTGAGTTACTATTAGAGCTAactgatgaatctgaggatgtgaATAATAAAAAGGAACAACTGTcgaaagaatgt gttcatgcacttgacacAACTATCCTAGAACTTAGATATGAAAATCAAAAATTGAAATTAGGAATAGGTAAAAAGACAGATGATCgcacacaactcactttagaaaCAAATGTAGGAAAAGTGAAAGATGAATTGTATAAGAGGGATGAACAG GTCCAAGTAAaagggagcagccaaatatggtacatggatagtgcctgctcaaagcacatgacaagaagtaagaaccatttcctttcacttgagaaccttaaaggaggtaatgtctcctttggaaatgaaAAGAAAGGtaagatcattggggttggaaaggtaggtaaaaccgattctcactctattgaaaatgtctacttgatagatggagtGAAGTACAATCTAATAAGTGTCACACCCTTTTTTTTCACTCTTAACCCTCTTTAA